A section of the Hevea brasiliensis isolate MT/VB/25A 57/8 chromosome 17, ASM3005281v1, whole genome shotgun sequence genome encodes:
- the LOC110639915 gene encoding ubiquinol oxidase, mitochondrial, with translation MKHLVVRSVLRGLLVNGGRSGRYISTVTAASTAGVLKPTEVWTELRSRYGTSFDVFYWRRMISSNATETAVAEKLKTEKSVEKQAEKGVESFKTSDGTVVSSYWGISKPKILREDGTEWPWNCFMPWETYRSNTAIDLSKHHVPKTFLDKFAYRTVKLLRVPTDIFFQRRYGCRAMMLETVAAVPGMVGGMLLHLRSLRRFQQSGGWIKALLEEAENERMHLMTMVELVQPKWYERLLVLAVQGVFFNAYFVLYLLSPKLAHRITGYLEEEAIHSYTEFLKDIKNGKIENVPAPAIAIDYWRLPKDATLEDAITVIRADEAHHRDVNHFASDIHYQGKELREAPAPLGYH, from the exons ATGAAACACTTGGTGGTCAGGTCGGTGTTGCGAGGCTTGTTGGTCAATGGAGGTCGGAGCGGCAGATACATTTCGACGGTAACGGCTGCGTCGACTGCTGGTGTTTTGAAGCCGACGGAGGTTTGGACGGAGTTAAGGAGCAGATATGGTACGTCTTTTGATGTGTTTTACTGGAGGAGGATGATAAGCAGCAATGCGACGGAGACAGCGGTGGCTGAGAAGTTGAAGACGGAGAAGTCGGTGGAGAAACAAGCGGAGAAAGGAGTGGAATCGTTTAAGACGAGTGATGGTACGGTGGTGTCGAGTTACTGGGGGATTTCGAAGCCTAAGATCTTGAGAGAAGATGGCACCGAGTGGCCATGGAATTGCTTCATG CCGTGGGAAACCTACCGGTCGAACACAGCGATAGATCTGTCTAAGCATCATGTGCCCAAGACATTTCTCGATAAGTTTGCGTACAGGACAGTGAAACTGCTTCGAGTCCCAACGGATATATTCTTTCAG AGACGGTATGGGTGTCGTGCCATGATGTTGGAAACTGTGGCTGCTGTCCCTGGTATGGTAGGAGGGATGCTGCTGCACCTAAGGTCTCTCCGCAGGTTCCAGCAAAGTGGTGGTTGGATTAAAGCCCTGCTTGAGGAAGCAGAGAATGAAAGGATGCACCTGATGACAATGGTGGAGCTTGTGCAGCCTAAGTGGTATGAGAGGTTACTGGTCCTTGCAGTGCAGGGAGTCTTCTTTAATGCTTACTTTGTGCTTTATCTGCTATCTCCCAAATTGGCTCATAGAATTACTGGGTATTTGGAGGAGGAGGCTATACACTCTTATACAGAGTTTTTAAAAGATATAAAAAATGGTAAAATTGAAAATGTTCCAGCTCCTGCCATTGCAATAGATTACTGGAGGCTGCCAAAGGACGCAACCTTGGAGGATGCTATAACAGTCATCCGCGCTGATGAAGCTCACCATCGTGATGTTAACCACTTTGCTTCT GATATTCATTATCAGGGCAAGGAATTGAGGGAGGCACCAGCCCCTCTAGGATATCACTGA
- the LOC131175458 gene encoding subtilisin-like protease SBT1.8, with the protein MGFKGNLWLLALVVLFSTLSLLLSANAKQTYIVHMNHISKPPTHATHRDWYQSLTSTSDSILYTYTTAFHGFAAHLDPEEAESLRKKDAVLNVFEDKVYSVQTTRTPQFLGLHSNFGLGDGREFQEIEQAAGDVIVGVLDTGVWPESKSFDDTGLPEIPNRWKGKCISARDFDGKRHCNKKLIGARYFHKAHNKNIYGSKDVASPRDYNGHGTHCASTIAGSPVVNVSFFGYGTGTARGVATRARVAIYKVCWSHGCHGADILAAVERAILDGVDVLSMSIADAGGKRAPYHLEPRAIAAFSAVQYGIFVSCAAGNSGPIKSTVSNVAPWIMSVGAGSIDRDFPAYVLLGNKQLFRGVSLYTGPRMGNKQVGLVYNNRKNSSSNFCLDGTLEPALVRGKVVICDIGFIGYEEKGLVVRKAGGVGMIQVNLQAVKEMSAHSHLLPTVEVGYKIGNLIKNYEMTDPNPTVILGFDGTVVNVRPSPMVADFSSRGPSLVTPQILKPDVIAPGVSILAAWSEAVSPSQLEEDKRITKFNIISGTSMACPHVSGIVALLKAAYPTWSPSAIKSAIMTSAYSVDNTNSPIRDLAKGASSNPWAYGSGHVDPKKALSPGLVYDISKEDYAKFFCSLGYPHDTIEMYMSQLKLNVSCSNKFSDLGDLNYPSFSVLFKNKTTIQYSRELTNVGPVNSVYKVTVTAPSTVQVTVKPAKMVFKKVGEKQRYTAIFKDKRSRKAAVGAAFGWIVWSNAQYKVSSPVAFTWT; encoded by the exons ATGGGTTTCAAGGGAAACCTTTGGTTGCTTGCTCTTGTCGTCCTCTTCTCAACCCTCTCACTACTGCTCTCAGCCAACGCCAAGCAAACTTACATAGTTCATATGAATCATATTTCCAAGCCTCCAACACATGCCACTCACCGTGACTGGTATCAATCACTCACTTCCACTTCTGATTCCATCCTCTACACCTACACCACCGCATTTCATGGCTTCGCTGCCCATCTCGACCCTGAGGAAGCTGAATCTCTTAGAAAAAAGGATGCTGTCCTTAATGTGTTTGAAGATAAAGTCTACTCTGTCCAGACTACCCGCACCCCACAATTTCTTGGTCTCCATTCCAATTTTGGCTTGGGTGACGGCCGTGAATTTCAAGAAATCGAACAAGCTGCTGGTGATGTCATCGTCGGAGTTCTTGATACTGGCGTATGGCCAGAGTCTAAAAGTTTTGACGACACGGGCTTGCCAGAGATCCCAAATCGATGGAAGGGAAAATGCATATCTGCTCGGGATTTCGATGGCAAACGACATTGCAATAAGAAGTTAATCGGAGCTCGTTATTTTCACAAAgcacataataaaaatatatatggaTCGAAGGATGTTGCTTCACCGCGTGATTATAACGGGCATGGAACCCACTGTGCTAGTACAATTGCAGGTTCGCCTGTGGTGAACGTGAGTTTCTTCGGTTACGGGACGGGCACAGCCCGAGGAGTGGCTACTCGTGCCCGAGTAGCAATCTACAAGGTCTGTTGGAGCCACGGTTGTCACGGAGCTGATATTTTGGCAGCGGTAGAGAGGGCTATTTTAGATGGTGTTGATGTGCTTTCCATGTCAATTGCCGATGCCGGTGGTAAACGAGCTCCATATCATCTAGAGCCGAGAGCTATTGCCGCATTTTCGGCGGTTCAGTATGGGATTTTCGTCTCTTGTGCAGCTGGTAACTCTGGACCAATAAAATCAACTGTATCAAACGTGGCTCCATGGATTATGTCGGTTGGTGCCGGGAGTATAGACAGGGACTTTCCGGCTTACGTTTTGCTTGGTAACAAACAATTGTTTAGAGGTGTCTCTCTCTATACTGGACCAAGGATGGGAAATAAGCAGGTGGGGTTGGTCTATAATAACAGAAAGAATAGTTCAAGTAATTTTTGTTTGGATGGTACGCTTGAACCGGCACTGGTGCGTGGAAAGGTGGTGATCTGCGATATAGGATTCATTGGATACGAAGAAAAAGGTCTGGTGGTGCGAAAAGCCGGAGGGGTTGGGATGATACAAGTGAACTTGCAAGCTGTAAAGGAGATGTCTGCTCACAGCCACTTGCTGCCTACAGTGGAAGTGGGGTATAAAATTGGTAATTTGATTAAGAACTATGAGATGACTGATCCTAATCCCACAGTAATACTCGGGTTTGATGGGACGGTGGTAAATGTACGGCCATCACCAATGGTAGCCGATTTTAGTTCTCGAGGGCCAAGTCTGGTTACACCACAAATCTTGAAACCTGATGTCATAGCTCCTGGAGTTAGCATCCTGGCTGCATGGTCTGAAGCCGTTAGTCCATCTCAGTTGGAAGAGGATAAAAGGATCACCAAGTTCAATATTATTTCAG GAACATCCATGGCATGTCCTCATGTAAGTGGAATTGTTGCATTACTCAAAGCAGCATATCCAACTTGGAGTCCAAGTGCAATCAAATCTGCAATCATGACTTCTGCCTACAGTGTTGATAACACCAACTCTCCCATACGAGATCTTGCAAAAGGTGCATCTTCAAACCCATGGGCCTATGGTTCTGGTCATGTAGACCCAAAGAAGGCTCTCTCTCCTGGCCTCGTATATGATATTTCTAAAGAAGACTACGCAAAATTCTTCTGTTCATTGGGTTATCCCCATGACACTATTGAAATGTACATGAGTCAACTGAAACTGAATGTATCTTGCTCAAACAAATTTAGTGATCTTGGTGATCTCAATTACCCATCATTCTCAGTCTTGTTCAAGAACAAGACAACCATCCAATATAGTCGAGAATTGACCAATGTTGGCCCTGTCAATTCTGTGTATAAAGTGACAGTGACTGCACCATCGACTGTACAAGTAACTGTGAAACCTGCTAAGATGGTTTTTAAAAAGGTTGGAGAAAAGCAAAGATATACAGCAATATTTAAGGACAAGAGGAGTAGGAAGGCTGCTGTTGGAGCTGCATTTGGTTGGATTGTTTGGAGCAATGCTCAATACAAAGTTAGTAGCCCTGTTGCATTTACATGGACATAA
- the LOC131168929 gene encoding subtilisin-like protease SBT1.8, whose protein sequence is MGSMGKLWLLALVVLFSTLSLLLSANAKQTYIVHMNHNSKPQTHATQRDWYQSLTSSSDSILYTYTTAFHGFAAYLDPEEAESLRKKDAVLNVFEDRIYSVQTTRTPQFLGLHSNFGMGDGREFQEIEQAAGDVIVAVLDTGVWPESKSFDDTGLPEIPKRWKGKCISARDFDGKRHCNKKLIGARYFQRAHNKNVYASKDVASPRDYDGHGTHCASTIAGSPVANVSFFGYGKGTARGVAIRARVAIYKICWSQGCHGADILAGVERAILDGVDVLSMSIVDVSGKPAPYHEDPTAIAAFSAIQYGIFVSCAAGNSGPIKSTVSNVAPWIMSVGAGSIDRDFPAYILLGNKQLFKGVSLYTGPRMGNKLVGLVYNKGKNSSSNFCLDGTLEPALVRGKVVICDIGIIGYEEKGLVVRKAGGVGMIQVNFLAVKEMSAHSHLLPTVEVGYKIGNLIKSYEMTDPNPTVILGFDGTAVNVWPSPMVASFSSRGPSLVTPQILKPDVIAPGVSILAAWSEAVSPSQLEEDKRITKFNIISGTSMACPHASGIVALLKAAYPTWSPSAIKSAIMTSAYNVDNTNSPLRDLAKGASSNPWAYGSGHVDPKKALSPGLIYDISKEDYSKFFCSLHYPHDIIVTFMSHLKLNISCSNKFSDLGDLNYPSFSVLFKNKTSIQYSRELTNVGPVNSMYEVTVTAPSSVQVTVEPAKMVFKKVGEKQRYTVTFNNKKNKEAAVGAVFGWIVWSNAQYKVSSPVAFTWT, encoded by the exons ATGGGTTCCATGGGAAAACTTTGGTTGCTTGCTCTTGTCGTCCTCTTCTCAACACTCTCACTACTGCTGTCAGCCAACGCCAAGCAAACTTACATAGTTCATATGAATCATAATTCCAAGCCTCAAACACATGCCACTCAGCGTGATTGGTATCAATCACTCACTTCCAGTTCTGATTCCATCCTCTACACCTACACCACTGCATTTCATGGCTTCGCTGCCTATCTCGACCCTGAAGAAGCTGAATCTCTTAGAAAAAAGGATGCTGTCCTTAATGTGTTTGAAGATAGGATCTACTCTGTCCAGACTACCCGCACCCCACAATTTCTTGGTCTCCATTCCAATTTTGGCATGGGTGACGGCCGTGAATTTCAAGAAATCGAACAAGCTGCTGGCGATGTCATCGTCGCAGTTCTTGATACTGGCGTATGGCCAGAGTCTAAAAGTTTTGACGACACGGGCTTGCCGGAGATCCCAAAACGATGGAAGGGAAAATGCATATCTGCTCGGGATTTCGATGGCAAACGACACTGCAATAAGAAGTTAATTGGAGCTCGTTATTTTCAAAGAGCACATAATAAAAATGTATATGCATCGAAGGATGTTGCTTCACCGCGTGATTATGACGGGCATGGAACGCACTGTGCTAGTACAATTGCAGGTTCCCCTGTGGCGAACGTGAGTTTCTTCGGTTACGGGAAGGGCACAGCCCGAGGAGTGGCTATTCGTGCCCGAGTGGCAATCTACAAGATCTGTTGGAGCCAAGGTTGTCACGGAGCTGATATTTTGGCGGGGGTAGAGAGGGCTATTTTAGATGGTGTTGATGTGCTTTCCATGTCAATTGTCGATGTCAGTGGTAAACCAGCTCCATATCATGAAGACCCGACCGCTATTGCTGCATTTTCGGCGATTCAGTATGGGATTTTCGTCTCTTGTGCAGCTGGTAACTCTGGACCAATAAAATCTACTGTATCAAACGTGGCTCCATGGATTATGTCGGTTGGTGCCGGAAGTATAGACAGGGACTTTCCGGCTTACATTTTGCTTGGTAACAAACAGTTGTTTAAAGGTGTCTCTCTCTATACTGGACCAAGGATGGGAAATAAGCTGGTGGGTTTGGTCTATAATAAGGGAAAGAATAGTTCAAGCAATTTTTGTTTGGATGGTACGCTTGAACCAGCACTGGTGCGTGGAAAGGTGGTGATATGCGATATAGGAATCATTGGATATGAAGAAAAAGGTCTGGTGGTGCGAAAAGCCGGAGGGGTTGGTATGATACAAGTGAACTTTCTAGCTGTAAAGGAGATGTCTGCTCACAGCCACTTGCTGCCTACAGTGGAAGTGGGGTATAAGATAGGCAATTTGATTAAGAGCTATGAGATGACTGATCCTAATCCCACAGTTATACTCGGGTTTGATGGAACGGCGGTAAATGTATGGCCATCACCAATGGTAGCTAGTTTTAGTTCTCGAGGGCCAAGTCTGGTTACACCACAAATCTTGAAACCTGATGTTATAGCTCCTGGAGTTAGCATCCTGGCTGCATGGTCTGAAGCCGTTAGTCCATCTCAATTGGAAGAGGATAAAAGGATTACCAAGTTCAACATTATTTCAG GAACATCCATGGCATGTCCTCATGCAAGTGGAATTGTTGCATTACTCAAAGCAGCGTATCCAACTTGGAGTCCAAGTGCAATCAAATCTGCAATCATGACTTCTGCCTACAATGTTGATAACACCAACTCTCCCCTACGAGATCTTGCAAAAGGTGCATCTTCAAACCCATGGGCCTATGGTTCTGGTCATGTAGACCCAAAGAAGGCTCTCTCTCCTGGCCTCATATATGATATTTCTAAAGAAGACTACTCAAAATTCTTCTGTTCATTGCATTATCCCCATGATATTATTGTAACGTTCATGAGTCACCTGAAACTGAATATATCTTGCTCAAACAAATTTAGTGATCTTGGCGATCTCAATTACCCATCATTCTCAGTCTTGTTCAAGAACAAGACAAGCATCCAATATAGTCGAGAATTGACAAATGTTGGCCCTGTCAATTCTATGTATGAAGTGACAGTGACTGCACCATCAAGTGTACAAGTGACGGTGGAACCTGCTAAGATGGTATTTAAAAAGGTTGGAGAAAAGCAAAGATACACGGTAACATTTAACAACAAGAAGAATAAGGAGGCTGCTGTTGGAGCTGTATTTGGTTGGATTGTTTGGAGCAATGCTCAATACAAAGTTAGTAGCCCTGTTGCATTTACATGGACGTAA